Proteins encoded by one window of Cucurbita pepo subsp. pepo cultivar mu-cu-16 chromosome LG14, ASM280686v2, whole genome shotgun sequence:
- the LOC111810694 gene encoding hydroxymethylglutaryl-CoA synthase-like produces MAKNVGILAIDIYFPPTYIQQEALEAHDGASKGKYTIGLGQDCMAFCTEVEDVISMSLTVVTSLLEKYGIDPKQIGRLEVGSETVIDKSKSIKTFLMQIFEKHGNTDIEGVDSTNACYGGTAALFNCVNWVESSSWDGRYGLVVCTDSAVYAEGPARPTGGAAAIAMLVGPDAPIGFESKLRGSHMSHVYDFYKPNLASEYPVVDGKLSQTCYLMALDSCYKQLCHKYEKLEGKQFSISDADYFVFHSPYNKLVQKSFARLLFNDFMRNASSIDEVAKEKLAPFSTLSNDETYQSRDLEKITQQLAKPLYDAKVQPSTLIPKQVGNMYTASLYAAFISLLHNKNNSLTGNRVVLFSYGSGSTATMFSLKLNEGQAPFSLSNISAILNVDKKLKSRHELVPEKFVEIMQLMEHRYGAKDFVTSKDCSLLPAGSYYLTEVDSLYRRFYAKKDGESEKMENGVVANGH; encoded by the exons ATGGCTAAGAATGTTGGAATTCTCGCTATTGATATCTACTTCCCTCCTACCTACATTCAGCAG GAAGCATTGGAAGCTCATGATGGTGCAAGCAAGGGGAAATACACTATTGGGCTTGGACAGGATTGCATGGCGTTCTGTACTGAGGTTGAAGACGTCATCTCAATGAG CTTGACAGTTGTCACTTCCCTCCTTGAAAAGTATGGAATTGATCCAAAACAAATTGGCCGGCTAGAAGTTGGCAGTGAGACTGTTATAGATAAAAGCAAATCAATTAAGACTTTCCTGATGCAAATATTTGAG AAACATGGAAACACCGACATTGAAGGTGTTGATTCAACGAATGCGTGCTATGGGGGTACAGCTGCCCTATTCAACTGTGTCAATTGGGTTGAGAGCAGCTCCTGGGATGGGCGTTATGGTCTTGTGGTGTGCACAGATAGTGCG GTGTATGCTGAAGGACCTGCTCGTCCTACTGGTGGGGCTGCAGCAATTGCCATGCTGGTAGGACCTGATGCTCCTATTGGTTTTGAAAGCAAGTTGAGGGGAAGCCATATGTCTCACGTTTATGATTTTTACAAGCCTAATTTAGCGAGCGAATACCCG GTTGTTGATGGTAAACTCTCTCAAACCTGTTACCTCATGGCCTTGGATTCTTGCTACAAACAATTATGTCACAA GTATGAGAAACTGGAGGGCAAgcaattttccatttctgaTGCTGactattttgtatttcattctCCCTATAACAAG CTTGTGCAGAAGAGCTTTGCTCGATTGCTCTTTAACGATTTCATGAGAAATGCCAG CTCAATAGATGAAGTTGCTAAAGAAAAGCTGGCCCCGTTTTCAACCTTGTCGAACGACGAAACTTACCAGAGTCGGGATCTCGAAAAG ATAACTCAACAACTTGCGAAGCCTCTTTATGATGCAAAGGTGCAACCCTCTACTTTAATACCAAAGCAAGTCGGAAATATGTATACTGCCTCTCTTTATGCAGCATTTATATCACTTCTTCACAACAAGAATAACTCACTG ACAGGAAATCGGGTTGTATTGTTCTCTTATGGAAGTGGCTCAACTGCAACGATGTTCTCATTGAAGCTCAATGAAGGTCAAGCTCCCTTTAGTTTGTCCAACATTTCAGCTATCTTGAACGTGgataaaaagttgaaatcgAGGCATGAG CTGGTACCGGAGAAATTTGTCGAAATAATGCAGCTGATGGAGCATCGTTACGGGGCTAAGGACTTCGTGACGAGCAAGGACTGCAGCTTGCTACCAGCAGGCTCCTACTATCTCACTGAAGTTGATTCGTTATACAGGAGATTCTACGCGAAGAAGGATGGGGAAAGTGAAAAAATGGAGAACGGTGTGGTTGCTAATGGGCACTGA
- the LOC111810481 gene encoding probable F-box protein At1g44080: protein MENSKSRDWTTLDYDVLGVILNKMVSLYDYLQFSLVCKSWYFLALRHKPQRSIIASKVPQLPMLIVPSEDGLEKQHCLYDLTRNIVRPVDFKFCFNKRCCGSSFGWLIMRDETFGIVLFNPFSGTVIYLPPVATYDDIEWIPGHIIKAILTKDPSLYPNDYMVVAIFGTYKRLCLIRANDKTWTYYYPTPNIPFNDINICGDTLYATEYYLNVWKVEVENSEDESSSICISVEMVHTIEMGHMVTSYITESSKGELLVVLRILDSGEEQFETVDFEVYKLIHENEDEMRRAVEVKSLDGDAIFIGDSQSICVSTKEFAGCLPNRIYFTDNRYVNLVVGKLDGTQDLGVFNFEYGSFEDHYIADPAQKNLPESHVDHPNYMLQRFG from the coding sequence atggaaaattcaaaatctcgAGATTGGACAACACTTGACTACGATGTTCTTGGTGTGattctcaacaaaatggtgtctCTCTACGATTATCTCCAATTCAGCTTGGTATGTAAGTCTTGGTATTTTCTTGCATTACGCCACAAACCCCAACGATCCATAATTGCCTCCAAGGTTCCTCAACTGCCGATGCTCATTGTTCCCTCGGAGGATGGTCTTGAAAAGCAACATTGCTTATACGATCTCACTAGGAACATAGTTCGCCCGGTTGACTTCAAattttgcttcaacaaaaggtGTTGTGGTTCCTCTTTCGGTTGGTTGATCATGCGTGATGAGACATTCGGTATCGTTTTATTCAACCCTTTTTCTGGGACTGTGATTTATCTTCCTCCAGTTGCTACATATGATGACATTGAGTGGATTCCAGGCCACATAATTAAAGCAATACTAACCAAAGATCCATCGTTATATCCAAACGATTACATGGTTGTAGCTATCTTTGGTACATACAAAAGATTGTGTCTGATAAGAGCAAATGATAAAACTTGGACGTATTACTACCCAACACCAAACATTccttttaatgatattaatatttgtGGTGATACTTTATATGCTACAGAATACTACTTGAATGTTTggaaagttgaagttgaaaatagTGAGGATGAAAGTTCATCTATTTGTATATCTGTAGAGATGGTCCACACAATAGAAATGGGGCACATGGTTACGTCGTATATTACAGAGTCTTCCAAAGGAGAGCTTTTGGTTGTTTTGAGGATATTAGACTCTGGAGAAGAACAATTCGAGACGGTGGACTTTGAAGTTTACAAACTTATCCATGAGAATGAAGATGAGATGCGAAGGGCGGTAGAGGTGAAGAGCTTAGATGGTGATGCTATTTTTATTGGCGACTCTCAGTCCATTTGTGTTTCAACTAAAGAATTTGCTGGATGTTTACCAAACCGTATATATTTCACCGATAATCGGTACGTTAATCTTGTTGTTGGGAAATTAGATGGAACTCAAGATTTAGGTGTATTCAACTTCGAATATGGAAGCTTTGAAGACCATTACATAGCAGATCCTgcacaaaaaaatttacctgAGTCCCATGTGGATCATCCCAACTATATGCTCCAAAGATTTGgatga